The genomic interval GACCGCGGCGAGGTGCTCGCGCAGCACGCCGGGCGGCACCAGCCGGAACGGGTAGTGAAAGGTGCGCGACCTGATCGTGCCGATGACCTTCTCCGGCTCGGTGGTCGCGAAGACGAACAGCAGGTGCGACGGCGGTTCCTCGACGATCTTCAGCAGGGCGTTCCACGCCGGGCCGCTGACCATGTGGGCCTCGTCGACGATGTAGACCTTGTAGCGGCTGCTCACCGGGGCGAAGAACGCCCGCTCGCGCAGCTCGCGCGCATCCTCGACACCGCCGTGGCTGGCGGCGTCGATCTCGATGACGTCGAGGCTGCCCGGCCCGTTGGGCGCGAGCGCGACGCACGAGTCGCACTCGCCACAGGGCTCCGGGGTGGGGCCCTTCTCGCAGTTGAGAGACCGGGCGAGGATGCGCGCGCTCGACGTCTTGCCGCAACCGCGCGGGCCGCTGAACAGGTAGGCGTGGTGCACCCGGTCGTGGCGCAGCGCCTGCTGCAGCGGCTCGGTGACGTGCTCCTGGCCGATCACCTCGGCGAACGTCGCCGGCCGGTACTTGCGGTAGAGCGCCAACGCCATGAACCGACTCCTACGACAAAGGACCCCCCGCGCACCCGCCAGAGCCCGCTTATCCTTGCTGCCTTCCGGCCCTGGGGAGGTTCACGGGATGAGCGCCGCGCGGGGGGCCGGATCCACTCTAACCGGGCCGCGGTCGCTATCGTCCCGCCAGTGAAAGGGATCATCCTGGCCGGTGGGAGCGGTACCCGGCTGCACCCGGTGACGCGTGCGGTGTCCAAACAGCTGCTGCCGGTCTTCGACAAGCCGATGGTCTACTACCCGCTCTCGGTGCTGATGCTGGCCGGCATCCGCGAGGTGCTGGTGATCTCGACTCCGGTCGACCTGCCCAACTTCGAGCGGCTGCTCGGGCCGGGCGACGACCTCGGCATCTCCCTGTCCTACGCCGTGCAGGAGGAGCCGCGCGGGCTGGCCGACGCGTTCATCGTCGGGCGGGACTTCGTCGGCGACGACAGCGTCTGCCTGGTGCTCGGCGACAACATCTTCCACGGGCACGGGCTGGCCGAGCTCCTGCAGCAGTCGGTGCGCGAGCTCGAAGGGTGCACGCTGTTCGGCTACCCGGTGCACGATCCCGAGCGCTACGGCGTCGCACTCGCCGACGAGACCGGCCGGCTGCTCTCGATCGAGGAGAAGCCGGCCCAGCCGAAGTCGAACCTCGCCGTCGTCGGCCTCTACTTCTACGACAACCGGGTGCTCGACCTCGCCGCCGCGCTCGCCCCCTCGGCCCGTGGCGAGATCGAGATCACCGACCTGAACAACCGCTACCTGGAGATGGGCGCCGCGCGGCTGGTCAACCTCGGCCGCGGCATGGCCTGGCTCGACACCGGCACGCAGGACAGCCTGCTCGAGGCGGCGCAGTACGTGCAGGTGCTGCAGCACCGGCAGGGCGTGCAGATCGCCTGCGTCGAAGAAGTCGCCTATCGCATGGGCTACATCGACCTCGACCGGCTCGAGCGGCTCGGCGCCGCGATGGGCAAGTCGTCGTACGGCGCCTACGTCACCGACCTGGCCCGCCGCGAACGCCGCTGAGTCCCAGCGCCGGCCGGTATCGTGGTCGGCGGAGGATTCGCCTAGTTGGCCTAGGGCGCACGCTTGGAAAGCGTGTTGGGGGCAACCCCTCGCGAGTTCGAATCTCGCATCCTCCGCCACTCCGGCCCGGCCAGGGGTGCCCAGCCGGCCCCCTGGTCAGGGGACGCGAACCGCGACTATGGCGATGTCGTCTCGGGCGACGCCCGCCTGGAAATGAAGGACGTCCTCGAGCAACGACGAGGAGATGTTCGCGCCGGCCCGGTGGGCGGAACCGACCCGGGCGAGCAGCCGCGCCTCACCGAAGAACTCCCCCGACGGCGTACGCGCCTCGGTGACGCCATCGGTGTAGACGACCAGCGCATCGCCGCGGGCCAGATCGATCACGGTCTCCGGCAGCTCCAGCTCGTCCATCACGCCGAGCACGGTGCCGCCGCGGCCGACGGCCTGCACCGCGCCGCCCCGCGTCACGTGCAACGGCAACGGATGCCCCGCGGAGCAAGACGACACGCGCCAATCGCCGTTGGTGCGACGGAAGCGCAGGATGCCCGCCGTGCAGAACCGGTCGGTCTCCGCCCGGTGGAGCGCGTCGTTGAGCAACGACAGCGCCCACGCGGGGGAAGGGTCCTGCGCGACGGCAGCCCGCAGCGTGTGCCTCGCCAAGGCAGTGACCACCGCAGCGTCGACGCCCTTTCCGCAGACGTCACCGATGGCGACTACCCACTCGTCGTCGGCCGCTTGGAAGATGTCGTAGAAGTCGCCACCCACCTCGCTGCCGTCACCCGCGGGCCGGTACTCCGCCGCCAGTTCCAAGCCCTCGATGCGCGGCACGTTCGGCGGGATGAGCGTCTGCTGCAGCGTGCGCGCCAAGGTCGTGGCGCGCGCCTCGGAGGCCTCGGCGCGCTCCTTTTCGCGGAGCAGCTCCTGTTCGTAGCGCCGACGATGTGAGGCGTCGAAGACCGCGGTCCGGATGACGACGGGATTGCCCGCGCTGTCGCTCTCGAGCACCGAGTTGATCAACACGGGCAGCCGACTACCGTCCGCGCAGAGCAGCTCGAGAGCGATCTCTCGCGCGCTGCCTTGCATGCGCAGCATGGGGGCGAAGTGGGTCTCGTGGTAGAGCCGGCCGCCGGCCGTCAACATCTCAGCGAACCGCTTGCGGCCGACGACGGCCTCGCGCGGATAGCCGGTGAGCGTCAGGAAGGTCTGGTTCGCCTTGATGATCGTCCCGTCGGGAGTCGTCGACAGGTAGCCGCACGGCGCCCGCTCGTAGAGCGCCTGGGCGTCGTCGTCGAGGAGAGCCTCGAAGAAGCTCTCGACGACGTCGCCGTCGCCGGTCGTCATCCTGGGACCGTCGCCGCGTCCAGGAACCGTTCGATGGCGTCCGCGCACTCTTGCGGGGCCGACAGGTGCGGGCAGTGTCCGGTCGCGTCCAGCATGACCATCGTGGCGTTCGGCATGTGGTCACGGACGTACTCGCCGACCGAGACCGGCGCGATCGCGTCGTCGGTGCACTGCAGGACCAGCGCCGGGGTGTCGACGCGGCCCAGATCCGCCCGGTTGTCGGAGAGGAACGTGACGTGCGCGAAACGGCGGGCGATGTCGGGGTCGGTGCGGCAGAAGCTGTCCTCCAGCTCCTGCGCGAGATCCAGCCGGTCCGGCCGACCCATGATCACCGGAGCGATCGCCGAGGACCAGCCGAGATAGTTGCTGTCCAGCGACGCCAGCAGCTCGTCGATGTCGTCGCGGCTGAAGCCGCCCACGTATCCGTCGTCGTCGATGTAGCGGGGTGACGGGGTCACCAAGACCAACGAGCTGAACAGCGCAGGCGCGGTCTCGGCTGCGAGAACACCGATGACGGCCGACACCGAGTGACCGACGAAGATGACGTCGTGCAGGTCGAGCGCCTCGCACAGCTCGATGATGTCTGCGGCGTAGCCGTCGAGGCTGGAGTACCGCTGCGGGTCATAAGCGCTGAGGTCGGATCCTCCGGCGCCGATGTGGTCGAAGAGCACGATGCGGTAGCGATCCTCGAACCTCGGCACGATGAACCGCCACATGTTCTGGTCGCACCCGTAGCCGTGCGCGAACAGCATGCAGGGCGCCCCCACCGGTCCAGACAGGTGCACGTTGTGCTGTTCGGGCTTCGCCATACCGCTGGAAACTACCCGGGGCGGTCGGCGATATCCGGGTCCGCGACAGTCGAGAGGCCGGCCACCGTCTTTCAGATGGCCGGCCTCTCGAGCTTCGTGGGCTGTTCGCCGTTACTGCGTACGCCGCCGCCGGCCCAGCCACAGCAGCACGGACCCGCCGAGCAGGAACAGCGCCGAGGTTGTCGCGAGGCCGATCGCGTCGGTGCCGGTGAACGGCAGTGTGCTGCCGCGGGTCACCTTCTCGCCGAGCACTTGCACTCCCGGCTCGTTGGTCGTCGGAAGTGAGACGCCGTCGACCACGGTCGGCTTCTGGTTGACCTCACCGAGGACGTCACTGCAGAAGTTGTTCGCCACCGTCGGCTCGCACCCCGGTGGAGGCGTGGTGCAGGGATTTTCCGCGGTGACGACACACCCGGGGATGACCGTGATGTCGTCGCACGGCGTCACGTTCTGACCCGCGTGGTCCGTCCCCGCCGGGCAGACGTTCGGCGGGTTGTCGCACGGCGTCACGTTCTGACCCGCGTGGTCGGTCCCCGGCGGGCAGGCGGTAGACGTGGGCGTAGTGCAGCCGGTGTGCGCCGGATTGGTCTTGCCGATGCCCTTGTTGCTGTCGCACTCGTAGCCGGCGTTGTGGTCGTTGCCGCCGGGCTTCTGGCCCTGCGGGTTCTTGTTGTCGGCTCTGCCGACGCATCCGGCACACGGCTTCCCGTAGGCGTTGCCGTTGCCGTTGCCGTTCAGGCTGGGCGTGCCGTCGCGGGTCGAGCAGTACGGACCGTTGTTCGTCCCCGTGCACTGGCCGTTGGCCCCGCCGGAGTTCTTGTCCGCCGTCGACAGCGGCTGCGGATTGTGGACGTCGCCGAACTGGCCGGTGTCGTGGGAGTTGGCGCTGCCGCTCTTCACGTCACCCGTCGAGCCCGTCTTGGTGCCGCCGGTGTAGGTCGGCGGGATCGGGTTGTCCTTGGTCGCGCCCGGGTTCGGGTAGTTCTTCGTGTTATCGGTGCTCGACGTCGTCGTCAACGACGTGAGGAGGATCCCGCCCTGGCTGCTCACCGTCGGTCCGGGGTTCTGCTTCACCTGGCCCGGCGCATTGGCGCTGTTGCCGGAGGCGTTGCTGTTGGTGGCACCGACGGCGGAGCCGGCACTGCCTTGGGCGTTCGCACCGGCGTTGGCGTTCGGGGCGCCGCCGGGGTCGGCGAAGGCCTGGCTGGGTCCGACGGCACCGAAGGCCAACGCGCCGACGAGTCCCGCTCCTACCGCAGTCTTGCGCACCCAGGTCGGTGCACGATGGAGCCACCCCGGGAACGGGATGGCGAGGCGTCCTGACATGAGGGCCCTGCCCTTCGGGGTGTGGGCACCCCCGTCGGGGACGGGTCGGTCTCGCCACTAGCTCCCCGGACGGTCTGGCGACCGAATGCCGTGTTGCCACGGCGCCGTCCGGATCTAAGCCCCCTCGTCCAAGTGGTCGTCACTGTGTGTAGTGATGGTGGGGACAGTCCGTCAAGGCGACTACGCACCGTAGTACTAGAAGGGACTACGCGCCGCCCTTCCGACGTGCTACGCGCCGTTGCTCCGGTTGCCGGAAACGCGCGACCTCGGCGGTCCGGCGGCCGCGAACCGGGTCCCTGGCGGATCGTGCGCCCACGGTGCCGAGCAGCCCCACCCGTCGTCGTACACCAGCTCGGCGACCGGCCGCCGACGCACCGGCCCGTGCCGCCCCTCCGGCCGTCCGAGGGCGATCGCACCGGCGAGCAGCACGTCGTCGGGGACGTCGAGCAGCGCGCGCAGCTGCGGCTCGACCGGCTGGTGCCAGCCGGTCAGCACCCCGCCGTAGCCGAGCGCGCGGGCCGCGAGCAGCAGGTTCTGGCAGGCCGGGTAGACCGACGCGCCCTCGGTAGACGTGGGCGGGCGGTAACGCACGAGGCAGGGCAGCACGAGGACCGGCACCGACTCGAACTCCTCGACAAAGCGGGTCATCGTCGCGGCCAGCCGCGCCTTCGGGCTGTCGGGGACGCGTGCGCTGCCCTCGTCGTAATGCTCGGCCTTGGCCTTCGCCGCCCAGACCGCGCGCGCGGCGGTGCCGATCAACGACTTCGCCTGCGCTGCTCGTTCGCCGTCGCGCAGCACCAGGAAGCGGAACGGTTGGCGGTTCGAGCCGCTCGGTGCGCGGGTCGCCGCAAACAGCATGAGCGACAGCGCCTCGTCGGGCACCGGCTCCGCTCGGAACCGGCGGATGGCGCGCGTGGTCGCGATCCCCTCGAGCAGGCCGACGGTGTCCTCGGGCAGCGAAAGCGGCGCCTCGTCCATCGGCACATCATCGCTGCAGGACCTAGCCTGGCCTTGCGGCGTACGACGTGAGGAGCATCCGCATGGCGGTCCTGGACGAGAAGCTCGAGCCGATCTACCAGGAGGTGCTGCGGCGCAACCAGGGCGAGCTGGAGTTCCACCAGGCGGTGCGCGAGGTGCTCGACAGCCTCGGCCCGGTGGTGTCGAAACGGCCGGAGTACGTGGATGCCGCGATGATCGAGCGGATCTGCGAGCCCGAGCGTCAGATCATCTTCCGGGTGCCGTGGGTCGACGACGCCGACGCGATCCGCATCAACCGCGGCTTCCGGGTGGAGTTCAACTCCGCGCTCGGCCCCTACAAGGGCGGGCTGCGGTTCCACCCGTCGGTCTACCTCGGGATCATCAAGTTCCTGGGCTTCGAGCAGATCTTCAAGAACGCGCTGACCGGCATGCCGATCGGCGGCGCCAAAGGCGGCTCCGACTTCGACCCGCACGGCCGGTCCGACCGGGAGATCATGCGGTTCTGCCAGTCGTTCATGACCGAGCTCTACCGGCACCTCGGCGAGTACACCGACGTGCCGGCGGGCGACATCGGGGTCGGCGAGCGGGAGCTCGGCTACCTGTTCGGCCAGTACAAGCGCATCACCAACCGCTTCGAGTCCGGCACGCTGACCGGCAAGGGCATCGCCTGGGGCGGCGCGCAGGTGCGCAAGGAGGCCACCGGCTACGGCACGGTGTTCTTCGTCGAGGAGATGCTGCGCACCCGCGGGGAGGACCTCGACGGCAAGCGGGTCGTCGTCTCCGGGTCGGGCAACGTCGCGATCTACGCGATCGAGAAGGTGCACCAACGGGGCGGCACGGTCGTCGCCTGCTCCGACTCCGACGGCTACGTCGTCGACGAGAAGGGCATCGACGTCGACCTGCTGAAGGAGGTCAAGGAGGTCGAGCGGGGCCGGGTGCGTGACTACGCCGAGAGGCGCGGCCACGCGCACTTCCAGGCGGGCGGCAGCATCTGGGACGTGCCGTGTGACGTGGCACTGCCCTCGGCCACCCAGAACGAGCTGACCGGCAAGGACGCCGAGCAGCTGGTGCGGGGCGGCTGCCGGGCCGTCGCGGAGGGGGCCAACATGCCGTCCACGTCGGAGGCGGTGCACGTCTTCCTCGAAGCCGGCGTGCTGTTCGGCCCCGGCAAGGCGGCCAACGCCGGCGGGGTCGCGACCAGCGCGCTGGAGATGCAGCAGAACGCCAGCCGCGACTCCTGGTCCTTCGCACACACCGAGGAGCGGCTCGCCGAGATCATGTCCGGCATCCACCAGCGCTGCGCCGAAACCGCCGAGGAGTACGGCGCTCCCGGCAACTACGTCCTCGGCGCCAACGTCGCGGGTTTCATCCGCGTTGCGGACGCCATGCTCGCCCTCGGCCTGATCTGAGACCTCTCCTCAGATCTGGCCGAGGTAGAAGCGGGTGCCCTGGTCGTCGGTGCACTCGGCGCTGATGCCGTAGGGCTGGACCTCGGGGTCGGTCGCCGTGCCGCCGGCGGCGCGCACCCGCGCGACCGCCGCGTGGATGTCGTCGACCTGGTACA from Mycobacteriales bacterium carries:
- the rfbA gene encoding glucose-1-phosphate thymidylyltransferase RfbA produces the protein MKGIILAGGSGTRLHPVTRAVSKQLLPVFDKPMVYYPLSVLMLAGIREVLVISTPVDLPNFERLLGPGDDLGISLSYAVQEEPRGLADAFIVGRDFVGDDSVCLVLGDNIFHGHGLAELLQQSVRELEGCTLFGYPVHDPERYGVALADETGRLLSIEEKPAQPKSNLAVVGLYFYDNRVLDLAAALAPSARGEIEITDLNNRYLEMGAARLVNLGRGMAWLDTGTQDSLLEAAQYVQVLQHRQGVQIACVEEVAYRMGYIDLDRLERLGAAMGKSSYGAYVTDLARRERR
- a CDS encoding SpoIIE family protein phosphatase; this translates as MTTGDGDVVESFFEALLDDDAQALYERAPCGYLSTTPDGTIIKANQTFLTLTGYPREAVVGRKRFAEMLTAGGRLYHETHFAPMLRMQGSAREIALELLCADGSRLPVLINSVLESDSAGNPVVIRTAVFDASHRRRYEQELLREKERAEASEARATTLARTLQQTLIPPNVPRIEGLELAAEYRPAGDGSEVGGDFYDIFQAADDEWVVAIGDVCGKGVDAAVVTALARHTLRAAVAQDPSPAWALSLLNDALHRAETDRFCTAGILRFRRTNGDWRVSSCSAGHPLPLHVTRGGAVQAVGRGGTVLGVMDELELPETVIDLARGDALVVYTDGVTEARTPSGEFFGEARLLARVGSAHRAGANISSSLLEDVLHFQAGVARDDIAIVAVRVP
- a CDS encoding alpha/beta hydrolase, whose product is MAKPEQHNVHLSGPVGAPCMLFAHGYGCDQNMWRFIVPRFEDRYRIVLFDHIGAGGSDLSAYDPQRYSSLDGYAADIIELCEALDLHDVIFVGHSVSAVIGVLAAETAPALFSSLVLVTPSPRYIDDDGYVGGFSRDDIDELLASLDSNYLGWSSAIAPVIMGRPDRLDLAQELEDSFCRTDPDIARRFAHVTFLSDNRADLGRVDTPALVLQCTDDAIAPVSVGEYVRDHMPNATMVMLDATGHCPHLSAPQECADAIERFLDAATVPG
- a CDS encoding nitroreductase family protein codes for the protein MDEAPLSLPEDTVGLLEGIATTRAIRRFRAEPVPDEALSLMLFAATRAPSGSNRQPFRFLVLRDGERAAQAKSLIGTAARAVWAAKAKAEHYDEGSARVPDSPKARLAATMTRFVEEFESVPVLVLPCLVRYRPPTSTEGASVYPACQNLLLAARALGYGGVLTGWHQPVEPQLRALLDVPDDVLLAGAIALGRPEGRHGPVRRRPVAELVYDDGWGCSAPWAHDPPGTRFAAAGPPRSRVSGNRSNGA
- the gdhA gene encoding NADP-specific glutamate dehydrogenase, producing the protein MAVLDEKLEPIYQEVLRRNQGELEFHQAVREVLDSLGPVVSKRPEYVDAAMIERICEPERQIIFRVPWVDDADAIRINRGFRVEFNSALGPYKGGLRFHPSVYLGIIKFLGFEQIFKNALTGMPIGGAKGGSDFDPHGRSDREIMRFCQSFMTELYRHLGEYTDVPAGDIGVGERELGYLFGQYKRITNRFESGTLTGKGIAWGGAQVRKEATGYGTVFFVEEMLRTRGEDLDGKRVVVSGSGNVAIYAIEKVHQRGGTVVACSDSDGYVVDEKGIDVDLLKEVKEVERGRVRDYAERRGHAHFQAGGSIWDVPCDVALPSATQNELTGKDAEQLVRGGCRAVAEGANMPSTSEAVHVFLEAGVLFGPGKAANAGGVATSALEMQQNASRDSWSFAHTEERLAEIMSGIHQRCAETAEEYGAPGNYVLGANVAGFIRVADAMLALGLI